The Erythrolamprus reginae isolate rEryReg1 chromosome 3, rEryReg1.hap1, whole genome shotgun sequence genome contains a region encoding:
- the AMIGO1 gene encoding amphoterin-induced protein 1 encodes MVPAPRAPPPLQKRDPFSSSSLSLTMWFRDARCLALSLKASWLLVLLSLGTGRQGGLALSCPKSCVCASNIISCSKADLKVFPHHLPHYAEVLDFSHNQLTHLRAEWAPSQLSHLHSLFLSHNGLYFISTEAFSNVPHLKYLDLSSNAIDMLGENVFSRLTELEVLLLFSNKIAKIDRSAFDDMTSLRKLYLSHNEISRFPLELVKKGEAKLPELALLDLSSNKIKTLHVKEVNVLPAWMKNGLYVHSNPLSCHCELYNLFTHWQKRQLSSALDFEEELQCLDPTKNKNITISSLYDPEGMNCSAFKEQTLEFHRGDKVTINCDTRQRGVIVKEWVTPRYDHVQQEDDNNTISLLPNGSLLIRNISTEDMGLYTCYAVSQVFNETFYVQVTVYNYTLHGVPDMFNTAYTTLVGCILSVILVLIYLYLTPCRCWCRGSEKQANQQEDSINSSVLSTTPNHNAEVTGDKEGLNRNTVPSRAQGQNGKCKPTNSPKRAPKGVQKVERKLSDPDSVSSVFSDTPIVGPSPNEGGRGSSRDKAGTELVGLL; translated from the coding sequence ATGGTTCCTGCCCCCCGTGCGCCTCCTCCCCTCCAGAAACGGgaccccttctcctcttcctcgctGAGTCTTACAATGTGGTTTCGAGATGCTCGGTGTCTCGCTCTGAGCTTGAAAGCCTCCTGGCTGCTGGTGCTGTTGAGCTTGGGCACCGGTCGGCAAGGCGGGTTGGCGCTGAGTTGCCCCAAGAGCTGTGTCTGCGCCAGCAACATCATCAGCTGCTCCAAAGCGGACCTGAAAGTCTTCCCTCATCACCTTCCTCATTACGCGGAGGTCCTGGACTTCAGCCACAATCAGCTGACCCACCTGCGAGCCGAGTGGGCTCCTTCCCAGCTCTCTCACCTCCATTCCTTGTTCCTCAGCCACAACGGCCTTTACTTCATCTCCACCGAGGCCTTCAGCAACGTCCCCCATCTGAAGTACTTGGACCTCTCCTCCAACGCCATCGACATGCTGGGGGAGAACGTCTTCAGCAGACTGACCGAGCTGGAGGTGCTCCTCCTGTTTAGCAACAAGATCGCCAAGATTGACCGCTCGGCTTTCGACGACATGACCAGCCTCCGGAAGCTCTACCTTAGCCATAACGAGATCTCCCGCTTTCCCCTGGAGCTGGTCAAAAAAGGAGAGGCCAAGCTCCCCGAATTGGCACTGCTGGACCTTTCTTCCAACAAGATCAAGACCCTGCACGTGAAGGAGGTCAATGTGCTCCCGGCCTGGATGAAGAATGGCCTCTATGTTCACAGCAATCCTCTCAGCTGCCACTGTGAGCTTTACAACCTCTTCACTCACTGGCAGAAGCGTCAGCTCAGCTCCGCTCTGGACTTTGAGGAAGAGCTCCAATGCTTGGATCCGACCAAGAATAAAAACATCACGATTTCCAGCCTGTATGATCCAGAAGGCATGAACTGCAGTGCCTTCAAGGAGCAAACCCTGGAATTCCACCGTGGGGACAAGGTAACCATCAATTGTGATACCAGGCAGCGAGGCGTGATAGTCAAGGAATGGGTGACACCCCGATACGATCACGTTCAACAGGAGGACGATAATAACACCATCAGTCTGCTGCCCAATGGAAGCCTTCTGATACGTAATATCAGCACAGAGGACATGGGCCTGTATACCTGTTATGCAGTAAGCCAGGTGTTCAATGAGACCTTTTATGTACAAGTCACAGTCTACAACTATACCCTTCATGGAGTCCCAGACATGTTCAACACAGCCTACACCACGCTTGTGGGCTGTATCCTGAGTGTCATCCTTGTGCTCATCTACCTTTATCTGACTCCGTGTCGCTGCTGGTGCCGCGGCAGTGAGAAGCAGGCTAACCAACAAGAGGACAGCATCAACTCTTCAGTGCTCAGCACCACTCCAAATCACAACGCCGAAGTGACTGGGGACAAGGAAGGATTGAATCGGAACACTGTGCCAAGCAGAGCCCAAGGCCAGAATGGCAAATGCAAACCCACCAACTCCCCCAAACGGGCACCCAAAGGAGTCCAGAAGGTAGAGAGAAAATTGTCGGATCCAGATTCAGTCAGCTCAGTCTTCTCTGACACTCCCATTGTGGGACCCTCACCCAATGAAGGCGGGAGAGGAAGTAGCAGGGACAAGGCAGGGACTGAACTAGTTGGGCTGCTGTAA